A window of Mycolicibacterium holsaticum DSM 44478 = JCM 12374 genomic DNA:
ATGGCGACGCCGGTGGTGACGAGGGGACGCGCTGCGAGTTCCATGGGTGTTCCTAGGGTGGGTGGGCCGATAGCAAATGCTGTATGGCTCACAATATCCCTATTTGGCAAATTCAAACAGATTTATTGACGGAACTTTTGGGGGTCTGGTGAGTAGCCGAACAATTCTGTCTGAGATGTCCTTTAGGGCTATCAAGATTGGTTGCATCTAATCGATCTTTCCCGCGGATGAAGCGATGCGAATAAGAAATAGTGTAGCCATTCCCGAGATATGCATCGGGGAGCGCCGATTTGCCCGGTCCGTATCCGCAGGCGCTAACGCCCGATAAAACTAACGTCACCGTAAGCCCATGGCTTTGCTGGATTGGTTGTGCAATGTGCAGCGATGTGACCTGCGGAGGTGGTGCAGGAGCCGGTCATATCCTCGGCCGGATGTCCGCTCCGGCCTGCCCGTCCATGGGGTGACAGTAAGGCCCAATAGACGGGGTCGACATGAGGTCGACGACCAGAAAGACAATTTTGCAGCAATAAATGGGCTCATCACTAGCGAATGTAATGAACCGCACGAGTGATCGCCGATCAAGATTCGGCAAGGAATCTCACGCGCTCGTTATGCTGCCGATTGAGCCTCCACGGGACGGGACACCGAATCTGTTCAGTGCGCACAGTGCGAGTTCTTTTCCCGTATTCATAGGCAACCAAACATTGCCACCCAGGGCGGGTGTAGGCGAACTGGTACCAGCGGAGCTGCAGCCAGTCCCTAGGCTCCGCCGCACGGTGGTTAACGGAGCGATCCGGTGGGACGATAGAGGTGTTAGGGAAGTCATCGTCTCGCCGGGTTGAGCCCAAGAACGGCAAGCCGTCTTCCCGATCGCGGCAGGGTATCCAGCCGATTGGAGTTCTCGATGAACAGAACAACACTGAACAGAACAACACTGAAAACGATCGCCGCAGGGGTTGCCCTTACCGGTGCACTGGGTTTGGCGTCCGTCGGACTCGGCGCAGGTCAGGCGCAAGCCGATCACGACTGGTGGTGGCACCCGCCATCACCCGGCCATCACCTCGTCCCGCCGCCGGGGCACATCGCGCATCTACCGTTCGTGCCGCCACCTGGACACATCGCGAAACTGCCGTTCGTGCCGCCGCCAGGCCATTGGGACAAACCCTGGAAGTGGTGACCGACGCCGCCCACCTGATGGCCGCCCCGCATCGGCGGGGCGGCCACCTGGTTAATCTGCCACCGTGTCTACGAACTGGTCGCCGACCCGACTCGGCAATATGCGCGGCAAGCGCGTCATCGTCACCGGGGCCACCAACGGGGTGGGTCTCGCGACGGCCACGTCGCTGACCCGCGCCGGCGCGCGGGTGATCCTGGCGGTCCGAAACCTCGACCTCGGTGCGCGGCGCGCGGCGGAGATGGGCGGTGACACGTCGGTCGTCAAACTCGACCTCGCCGATCAGTCCTCGGTGCGCGCGTTCCCCGATCTGTTCGACGGTGAGGTCGACATCCTGATCAACAACGCCGGCCTGGTGGCTCAGCGGCGCAGCGACACGGTGGACGGTTTCGAAATCACCTTGGGCACAAACTTTCTGGGCCCCTTCGCCCTGACCAACCTGCTGTTCGAACGGGTCCGTTCGCAGATCATCAATGTCGGCTCCGACGCGCACAAGTCGGCCAGCATCGCTTTCGACGATCCCCACCTGCGCACTCGCAGATGGTCGGCGTTTCCCGCCTATGCGCGCTCAAAGCTGGCGGTGATGTTGTGGGGTCTGGAACTCGACCGCCGGTTGCGTGAGGCCGGTTCACCGGTCTGCACCTACCTGACGCACCCGGGCTGGGTAGCTTCGAACCTGTCCAACGTCTCAGACAAACGCTTGATGTCGACGTTTCACTCGGTGGTCAAGTCGCTGGCCGACGTGCTCGCGAACGATCTCGATGCAGGCGCCGCGCCAACGCTGTACTGCATCACCGAGCCGATTCCGCCGGGTAGCTACGTGGGCATCGACAGCCGGTTCGGACTGAAGGGCGGTCCGACGTTGAGCGGCCGCGCCGCGGTCGCCTGTGACTACGAAAACGCCAGGAAGCTATGGGAATTCGCTGAGCACGAGACCGGTACCAGCCTGCCTCAGACGGCCACCTCGGCCCCCGATGGGACGAAGTCGTAAGTCACCGTGTAGTTGGTGTCGCCCTCCGGGGTGACGATCGTGTGGCTCTGTGCGCCCCCGTCGGACCAGCTGACGAAGATCAGCTGCCCCCCGCTGCCGGGCTGCGGTGACGGCGCGTTGAGTACGCGCTCAACGCCCACCACGGCCTGCTCTTCGACATAGGAACCCTGGTACGGGATTCCGTCGATGGTGAAGGTGGCGTCGGGGTCACTGGCGTTGAACGTGAGCCTGACCAGGTTCGGATTGATGTCCTTGTACACCGTGGTCGACAAGCCGCTGCTGTCGGTCACGGTCAGCGATATCCGGTAGAAGGTGTTGCCGAGCTGATCGCGGGTGCGTGGGATGGTGACGCTGCCGCTCGGCCCAGTGATGTTGTCCCGGAACGGATGCACATGGTCGGCGTGGTGGAACACCACCGTCCACTTGTAGGCGCTGGCGGGTAGCGCCCCGTCCTGTTCGTCGGAGCCGCTGCCGCTGAACGACACGGTGTCGCCGGCGTTGTACTTGTCCGGCACGTCGGTGATCTCGACGACCGGCGGCGTGCTGCCGACCACGATCCGTTGCGTCGCAGTGCTGGACTTCTCCCCGTCGGTGACCGTCAAAGTCACGGTGTAGGCGGTGAAGTCGGCGCCGGTGTTGGTGAAGACCATGGTCGGATTGGCTTCGGTCGAGGTGCGGCCGTCACCGAAATTCCACTCGTAGCTCAGATCATCGCCTTCGGGGTCGGTCGATCCGCCGGCCGAGAAGTGGACTTCCAGGGAGTCTTCGGCGGTGTAGGTCTCCGACGCGGTGAGTACCGCGGTTGGTCCCCGGTTCCCCCCGGAGGGCCGGATGACGTAGAGCGTGCCGGGATAGATGTTGAGCTGGTAGAGGTTTCCGTCAGGTCCCTGGTCAAGTTTGACGGTCGTGCCGGCCTGGTTGTCGAACATGCGCTCGCTGATCAGGCTGGTGAACTCCGAATCGAACGTCAGTTCTTTGATCCAACCGACCGAGTAGTCGGCGATGAAGACCTTGTTCTGGTACTCCTCGGGGAACGTGCTACCGGTATAGACGACGACCGACGTGATCGATCCCGCGTTGGCCGGTGGTGTGGAGTGGCGGTAGGCGTAGATGGGGTCGACATACGCGCAGTCGCCACTGGTGCAGAAGCCTTCGGCGGCCGGCCAGCCGTAGTTGGCCCCGGCCGTCACGACGTTCAACTCTTCCCAGTTGGATTCGCCCACATCGCCGACCAGCAACTGGCCGTCGGGGGTGAAGGTGAACCGAAACGGATTGCGCAGGCCGATCGCGTAGATCTGCTCGACGGCGCCCGGATGGCCGACGAACGGGTTGTCTTCGGGCGCGGTGCCGTCGCGGTTCAACCGCAGGATCTTGCCGTGGATGTTCGACAGGTCCTGAGCGTTGGCGCTCTCGGTGTTGTCACCCACCGCCCAGTAGAGATGCTCACCGGCAGGATCGAATTGCAGCTCGCCGCCGTGGTGGAAGTTGTTGCCCAACTCGGTCGACTTCAGCAGTTCGACCGGTTCGCCCACCACCTCGAACGAATCGTTCAGTGTCAGCTTCGACAACCGGTCATAGTTGTCCGCCCCGGTGTAGGCGACGTAGATGGTGTGGTAGCCGGGCTGACCGACATCCCAGTACTGCGGGTCGACCTCGATGCCGACCAGTCCGCGTTCACCGTCTGCGGTCACGGTTGGAAGGTTGATCAGCGTCGCGACGGTGCCGGTGTCCGGGTCGTAAACCTTGATCGCTCCGGCCTTCTCGGTGATGAAGATGCGATGAATCTCATCGGGATGTTCTGTGTCGGCGAGGATGTCGAAGTCTGTCGGTTCGTTGAGGCCCGACACGATGGCGACGCGTTCGAGCTCGGCCGGCAGCCCCGTGGAGTCCTGGCACTGCGCGAGGAACTGGGTGAGCTCCGCCGAAATCGCTCTGCCCTGCGGTGAGTTGCCGAAGTCGGTGATCGCGTCGGTGACCTGCGTTGCGACGTAGTTGACGAAGCGCCCGATCGGGGTGCGGTTCAGGGCGTCGACGACGCGGGTGACTTCGCGGCGTGCGAACTCCAGTACCGCGGCCACGATCGGCGGTGCTGCAGGCGATCCGCCGCCAGGGCCCGCGCCGCCGCCTCCGTTGATCGCACCCGCCACGACGCTGACCAGTTTGGTGACACCGTTGATGACGCCGCAGAGGCATTCGGTCACCTTGGCCTGAATGTGGTGCACGACCTCCTCGGGCGTGGGCAGCTTCGGCAGCGGGACCGCAATCCGGTTGGCCGAAGCGGCGGTCGCGCTTGTCGCGGCGCTCAGCAGGGCGACGGTCTCGGGGTTGTCTGACGACTGGGTCCTCAGCGTGGTCGCGGACGTGTACTGGGCGTCGGAGGCCTCGGTGGTCAGCGTTTGTGCGACGGATTCGGTATTGACGTCGGTGCCGGTCTGAGTCTGCGGTGCTGGCGTCGAATCGGCTTCGTTCGTGTCACCGTCCTCCGTCGCGGTGTCGTCGTCGGTGGTGGATTCCTCGGTGTCGGTGAGGTCGGTGTCGTCGATCGCCTCGACCGCACCGTCTTCTGGGTCCGCTACGTTCTCCAGATCCTCGGCGTCCTCACTGTCTTCGTCGGCGAGGCCTTCAGCGCTCTCAGTCGGTTCTTCGGTCGGGTCGACGGTTTCGGTTTCGGTTTCGTCCGCCGGCGTCGGGCTGGGCTGCGAGGTCTCCGACGACTGCGAGGACTGCGAGGACTGCGACGTCTGCGAGGACTGCGATGTCTGCGACGACGTGGAGGAGGAGGTGCCGTCTGCCCATGCCACGCCGGGCGAGGTGGCAACGACGCCCGCGACACCCAGGGCGACGGCGAGGGCCCCAACGCGACCGATGTATTTGGCGTAACCGGTGCCGGCGATGCGGTTCACGCCATGCAGGCGCGCAACTGCGGGGCACGGGCTGTGCGAATCGGTTCGGTCGGCGACCATCATGAAAACCCCCCCGGGCTTCGTCGACGTCAATAGAGTTTCGCCAGCAACTATCGCATTTCACGACGACAGGCACGTGAAAACGCTGGCACAGCGCCAAAATGTGGCGAACGACAAGTTTCGGATATTTCGTCATTGCGTTAGCTACCAGCGTGGTATACGCCGCATTTCTCCTCGTCGAGGATGTGTAATTCCACGCAGATACGTTGCGTGACGCAACGGCTGCCGAACGTCGTCGCGCAAACTGCCCGGTGGGTCAAAAGGCGCTGTGCTCCCCAGCTCACCGGCGCCCGGCACGCCGGCGCGCGCAGCACCTCGTTTACGCTGACGTCGATAGCGAGCAAAGGAGGCGAGGATGGCGTGGTTTCTGGCGCTGCAGGGGCCGGCCCACCAGACTCATCAGTCGTCGGCGTATGAGCTTCAGGACGCAGTGGATATCGAGAAGCTCGCGCAGGAACTCACCAGCGCGGTGACGTTGGACCGGGTGGTCCCAGTGCCCGCGATGCTGCCGCAGGCCAAAGGCCGCCGTCAGAAAGTGACGTTGTACGTCCGGCCGGCGGCGTGGGGACTGTGGACGTTCTACCAGCTGTCCGAAGAAGAGCAGCGCGCGCTGGTCAACGAAAATCCCTTGCTGAACGCGCTGGCTCAGACCGTCGCGCAACGAGCCCAAGGGGCATCGGCGGCGCAGAACCCGTTCCTTGGTCAACCGCCCCGGTAGAACGCGTCTAGCTTGCAGCCAGGCTGTTCGGCGTGACGGACCCCTGGACGTGGACGTCGTGCGGGACGTGGCTCCGTACTGCCGCCGCGGAACCGCACGGGTCTAGGGGTCCGATTCGGACCGCCTCTTAGTTGATGGCGAAACTAAAAATCCACGCGCAATGCCCCTACCTGGAGCCGATCGTCCACGGCTATCGCCCCGGAATACGCGTGGCAGACACGGTGAGCGCACCGAAGGTAATA
This region includes:
- a CDS encoding PQQ-dependent sugar dehydrogenase, which translates into the protein MNRIAGTGYAKYIGRVGALAVALGVAGVVATSPGVAWADGTSSSTSSQTSQSSQTSQSSQSSQSSETSQPSPTPADETETETVDPTEEPTESAEGLADEDSEDAEDLENVADPEDGAVEAIDDTDLTDTEESTTDDDTATEDGDTNEADSTPAPQTQTGTDVNTESVAQTLTTEASDAQYTSATTLRTQSSDNPETVALLSAATSATAASANRIAVPLPKLPTPEEVVHHIQAKVTECLCGVINGVTKLVSVVAGAINGGGGAGPGGGSPAAPPIVAAVLEFARREVTRVVDALNRTPIGRFVNYVATQVTDAITDFGNSPQGRAISAELTQFLAQCQDSTGLPAELERVAIVSGLNEPTDFDILADTEHPDEIHRIFITEKAGAIKVYDPDTGTVATLINLPTVTADGERGLVGIEVDPQYWDVGQPGYHTIYVAYTGADNYDRLSKLTLNDSFEVVGEPVELLKSTELGNNFHHGGELQFDPAGEHLYWAVGDNTESANAQDLSNIHGKILRLNRDGTAPEDNPFVGHPGAVEQIYAIGLRNPFRFTFTPDGQLLVGDVGESNWEELNVVTAGANYGWPAAEGFCTSGDCAYVDPIYAYRHSTPPANAGSITSVVVYTGSTFPEEYQNKVFIADYSVGWIKELTFDSEFTSLISERMFDNQAGTTVKLDQGPDGNLYQLNIYPGTLYVIRPSGGNRGPTAVLTASETYTAEDSLEVHFSAGGSTDPEGDDLSYEWNFGDGRTSTEANPTMVFTNTGADFTAYTVTLTVTDGEKSSTATQRIVVGSTPPVVEITDVPDKYNAGDTVSFSGSGSDEQDGALPASAYKWTVVFHHADHVHPFRDNITGPSGSVTIPRTRDQLGNTFYRISLTVTDSSGLSTTVYKDINPNLVRLTFNASDPDATFTIDGIPYQGSYVEEQAVVGVERVLNAPSPQPGSGGQLIFVSWSDGGAQSHTIVTPEGDTNYTVTYDFVPSGAEVAV
- a CDS encoding SDR family NAD(P)-dependent oxidoreductase, with translation MRGKRVIVTGATNGVGLATATSLTRAGARVILAVRNLDLGARRAAEMGGDTSVVKLDLADQSSVRAFPDLFDGEVDILINNAGLVAQRRSDTVDGFEITLGTNFLGPFALTNLLFERVRSQIINVGSDAHKSASIAFDDPHLRTRRWSAFPAYARSKLAVMLWGLELDRRLREAGSPVCTYLTHPGWVASNLSNVSDKRLMSTFHSVVKSLADVLANDLDAGAAPTLYCITEPIPPGSYVGIDSRFGLKGGPTLSGRAAVACDYENARKLWEFAEHETGTSLPQTATSAPDGTKS